One window of the Allosaccharopolyspora coralli genome contains the following:
- a CDS encoding YbhB/YbcL family Raf kinase inhibitor-like protein, whose product MSLERPTDPDPYTLLPEVPAFTVTSTDVADGDKLSLTHVFDGMGAGGENRSPQLSWRDFPETTRSFVVTCFDPDAPIPGGFWHWVVVDIPVGVTELAHDAGNRSGSGLPDGAFHVTNDLGEKAYGGAAPPPGDRPHRYYFVVHAVDTDKLGVDDTVSPAVVSFTLAFHTVGRAIITPTYAH is encoded by the coding sequence ATGAGCCTGGAGCGCCCGACCGACCCGGACCCGTACACCCTGTTGCCGGAGGTGCCGGCGTTCACCGTCACCTCCACCGACGTCGCCGACGGCGACAAGCTCTCGCTCACCCACGTCTTCGACGGCATGGGAGCCGGTGGCGAGAACCGCTCGCCGCAGCTGAGCTGGCGAGACTTCCCGGAGACCACCAGGAGTTTCGTGGTGACCTGCTTCGACCCCGATGCCCCGATCCCCGGCGGCTTCTGGCACTGGGTCGTCGTCGACATCCCGGTCGGAGTCACCGAACTGGCCCACGACGCTGGCAACCGCTCCGGCAGCGGGTTGCCCGATGGCGCCTTTCATGTCACCAACGACCTGGGCGAGAAGGCCTACGGCGGCGCGGCACCGCCCCCCGGTGATCGCCCGCACCGCTACTACTTCGTGGTGCACGCGGTCGACACCGACAAGCTCGGCGTCGACGACACCGTCAGCCCGGCCGTCGTGAGCTTCACGCTCGCCTTCCACACCGTCGGCCGCGCGATCATCACCCCGACCTACGCGCACTGA
- a CDS encoding cobyrinate a,c-diamide synthase, whose product MVSDARVVIAAPASGHGKTTVATGLLAALRRRGVDVAPFKVGPDYIDPGYHRLAAGRPGRNLDPVLVGDERIGPLFTHGRADADLSVVEGVMGLFDGRIGAGPADGPAIGSTAHVAGLLDAPVVLVVDVTGQGQSIAALLHGFRSYQPGVRIGGVILNRVGSDRHEEVLREASEAAGLPVLGALRRTSGLEVPSRHLGLVTVAEHGAAAREAVESMADAVESGVDLDAVQHVARAAPGFSCPAWDPSTEVTRQVSRPVVAVAGGPAFTFGYTEHPELLSSAGADVVVVDPLRDTTLPERTAGLVLPGGFPEQHAGSLSANTALREEIAAFAAAGGPVHAECGGLLYLAEELDGHPLCGVIPAWARMSSTLTLGYRDAVAVSNSPLFAEGQRISGHEFHRTVLDPGHGESAAWRWRRDGVVAEGFVCGGVHASYLHTHPAGHPEAIGRFVRYCAEFATGDSARSRSEAG is encoded by the coding sequence GTGGTGAGTGACGCCCGCGTGGTGATCGCCGCGCCCGCGTCCGGACACGGCAAGACCACGGTCGCCACCGGGCTGCTCGCGGCGTTGCGTCGACGTGGTGTCGACGTGGCTCCGTTCAAGGTGGGTCCGGACTACATCGACCCCGGCTACCATCGGCTCGCCGCCGGGCGACCCGGTCGCAATCTCGACCCGGTGCTGGTCGGTGACGAGCGCATCGGCCCGTTGTTCACGCACGGGAGAGCCGACGCGGACCTGTCCGTCGTCGAAGGCGTCATGGGCCTGTTCGACGGTCGCATCGGTGCGGGTCCGGCGGACGGTCCCGCGATCGGTTCGACCGCGCACGTCGCCGGTCTGCTCGACGCGCCGGTCGTGCTCGTGGTCGACGTGACCGGGCAGGGGCAGAGCATCGCGGCCTTGCTGCACGGTTTTCGCAGCTATCAGCCCGGTGTCCGGATCGGCGGTGTGATTCTGAACCGGGTCGGTTCGGACCGTCACGAAGAGGTGCTGCGGGAGGCGTCGGAGGCGGCAGGTTTGCCCGTTCTCGGCGCGCTGCGCCGCACTTCGGGATTGGAGGTGCCGTCCCGGCATCTCGGTCTGGTGACGGTCGCCGAGCACGGAGCCGCCGCGCGGGAAGCGGTGGAGTCGATGGCCGACGCGGTCGAGTCCGGTGTCGACCTCGACGCGGTGCAGCACGTGGCTCGGGCTGCGCCCGGATTCTCGTGCCCGGCCTGGGACCCGTCGACCGAGGTCACCAGGCAAGTCTCGCGACCGGTCGTGGCGGTGGCCGGTGGCCCGGCCTTCACCTTCGGCTACACCGAGCATCCGGAACTGCTCTCCTCGGCAGGCGCCGACGTCGTGGTCGTCGACCCGTTGCGGGACACGACGCTTCCGGAGCGCACCGCGGGACTCGTGCTGCCGGGTGGGTTTCCCGAGCAGCACGCGGGCTCGTTGTCGGCGAACACCGCGCTACGTGAGGAGATCGCGGCCTTCGCCGCCGCCGGCGGACCGGTGCACGCGGAGTGCGGTGGTCTGCTTTACCTCGCCGAAGAACTCGACGGTCACCCACTGTGCGGCGTGATCCCGGCGTGGGCGCGGATGTCGTCCACGCTGACGCTGGGCTACCGCGACGCCGTGGCGGTGTCGAACTCACCGTTGTTCGCCGAAGGGCAGCGGATCAGCGGACACGAGTTCCACCGTACCGTCCTCGACCCCGGCCACGGCGAGTCGGCGGCGTGGCGGTGGCGTCGCGACGGGGTGGTCGCCGAAGGATTCGTCTGCGGTGGTGTGCACGCGTCCTACCTGCACACTCACCCCGCCGGTCATCCCGAGGCGATCGGTCGGTTCGTCCGGTACTGCGCCGAGTTCGCAACCGGTGACTCCGCCCGGAGCCGCAGCGAAGCGGGGTGA
- a CDS encoding S1 family peptidase, with translation MGRTLRRAGAWTGVLTVAIVSSALSAASVDAAPSKADGPGPPQTRVVGGSEADIAEYPFTVYLAEQGAQFCGGTLVAPDKVVTAAHCVDSERPENIEIVAGRQDTRGDGGAVAAVGGIATHPEYGSPNLGADIAVLTLASALNQRPLELATSADDSLYRAGTLTTVLGWGATSEGGSPSTTLRKAHPPVAADADCAEANPGFSADSMVCAGLPEGGVDSCQGDSGGPLVAGDKLIGIVSWGNGCARPETPGVYTRVASYEDFLRQHVGDGEVAAPASGGPAPQPAA, from the coding sequence ATGGGACGGACCTTGCGTCGTGCGGGAGCGTGGACCGGAGTGCTCACCGTTGCGATCGTGTCGTCGGCGCTGAGCGCCGCATCCGTCGATGCCGCGCCGTCGAAGGCCGACGGTCCGGGGCCACCGCAGACGCGCGTTGTCGGCGGCTCCGAGGCCGACATCGCGGAGTATCCGTTCACCGTGTACCTGGCCGAGCAGGGTGCCCAGTTCTGCGGCGGCACGCTCGTCGCGCCGGACAAGGTCGTGACGGCCGCGCACTGTGTGGACTCCGAGCGGCCGGAGAACATCGAGATCGTGGCGGGCAGGCAGGACACACGGGGCGACGGCGGCGCGGTTGCCGCGGTCGGCGGGATCGCCACGCACCCCGAGTACGGAAGCCCGAACCTCGGCGCCGACATCGCGGTGTTGACGCTCGCGAGTGCACTGAACCAGCGGCCCTTGGAGCTCGCCACCTCCGCCGACGACTCGCTCTACCGAGCGGGAACGCTGACGACGGTGCTCGGCTGGGGTGCGACGTCGGAGGGCGGTAGCCCGTCCACCACGCTGCGCAAGGCGCATCCACCGGTGGCCGCCGACGCGGACTGCGCCGAGGCGAACCCGGGGTTCTCGGCCGACTCGATGGTGTGCGCCGGCCTGCCGGAGGGTGGTGTCGACAGCTGCCAGGGCGACTCGGGTGGCCCGCTCGTCGCGGGAGACAAGCTGATCGGCATCGTCTCGTGGGGCAACGGGTGCGCTCGTCCGGAGACGCCGGGCGTGTACACACGAGTGGCGTCCTACGAGGACTTCCTGCGTCAGCACGTCGGTGACGGGGAGGTCGCCGCCCCGGCCTCCGGCGGACCGGCGCCCCAGCCTGCCGCTTGA
- a CDS encoding putative cobaltochelatase: MTAARTRSQYPFSAIVGHDDMRLALLLNAVHPGIGGVLVRGEKGTAKSTVVRALSALLPALDVVPGCRFGCSPVAVDEDCPDAPHDATAAETRPAQLVELPVGATEDRLVGSLDLERALSDGVRAYQPGLLASANRGVLYVDEVNLLHDHLVDLLLDAAAMGRAHVEREGVSVSHAASFLLVGTMNPEEGELRPQLLDRFGLTVQVAASRDVDTRTEVVRRRLAFESDPDGFARSWESEDAELAERIAAAQARLGTVSLPDAELRRIAALCAAFEVDGMRADLVLARTAVAHAAWRGADAVAEVDVEAAARLALPHRRRRDPFDEPGVEEEQLQQALSDAAEHAGDESEGPDDGQGGPDDGDAGNGGPDDGDDDPDGGGDGPPDGGGGARQPEPSESTGDGESQGAPEGNASSERPPAVPAPSFRARLLEVPGVGEGAPGRRSRARSRSGQVVRSSTVDGSGVHLPATVAAAAPHQSARGRRGPGLVLRQDDLRRAVREGREGNLVLFVVDASGSMAARERMSAVSGAVLSLLTDAYQRRDKVGVVTFRGDDAELALPPTSSVDIAASRMRELRTGGRTPLADGLLTARKVVTTERMRDPQRRPLLVLLTDGKATVPVKHGEVTGRQRSRESVDDAMRAARLLADLDVSSVVVDCESGHVRLGLAPEIATALEGPCLRLEELSADSVAGVVRAARPDTVRAA, translated from the coding sequence ATGACCGCTGCTCGCACGAGGTCGCAGTACCCGTTCTCCGCGATCGTGGGGCACGACGACATGCGGCTGGCCCTGCTGCTCAACGCGGTACACCCCGGCATCGGCGGGGTGCTGGTGCGCGGCGAGAAGGGAACCGCGAAGTCGACGGTGGTGCGTGCACTCTCCGCGCTGCTGCCTGCGCTCGACGTCGTGCCCGGCTGCCGCTTCGGCTGCTCGCCCGTGGCCGTCGACGAGGACTGCCCTGATGCCCCGCACGACGCCACGGCGGCTGAGACGCGCCCTGCGCAGCTGGTGGAGCTCCCGGTGGGCGCGACCGAGGATCGGCTCGTCGGCTCACTCGACCTGGAACGTGCTCTCTCCGACGGAGTCCGGGCGTACCAGCCGGGATTGCTCGCGTCGGCGAACCGGGGCGTGCTCTACGTCGACGAGGTCAACCTCCTGCACGACCACCTGGTGGATCTGCTGCTCGATGCGGCGGCGATGGGCCGCGCGCACGTGGAGCGTGAGGGTGTGTCGGTCTCACACGCGGCCTCGTTCTTGCTGGTGGGCACGATGAATCCGGAGGAGGGCGAGCTGCGGCCGCAGCTGCTCGACCGGTTCGGCCTCACGGTGCAGGTGGCAGCCTCCCGCGACGTGGACACGCGCACCGAGGTCGTGCGCCGTCGACTCGCGTTCGAGTCCGACCCGGACGGTTTCGCCCGGTCCTGGGAGTCCGAGGACGCGGAGCTCGCCGAACGAATCGCCGCGGCCCAGGCTCGACTGGGCACGGTGTCGCTGCCGGACGCTGAGCTGCGCCGGATCGCCGCGTTGTGCGCGGCGTTCGAGGTCGACGGGATGCGAGCGGATTTGGTGCTGGCGCGGACCGCGGTGGCACACGCGGCGTGGCGCGGCGCGGACGCAGTGGCCGAGGTCGACGTCGAGGCCGCGGCACGGTTGGCGTTGCCGCATCGCCGCAGGCGCGACCCGTTCGACGAGCCGGGTGTCGAGGAGGAGCAGCTGCAACAGGCGCTCTCCGACGCCGCGGAGCACGCCGGTGACGAGTCGGAAGGTCCGGACGACGGCCAGGGCGGACCTGACGACGGGGATGCCGGGAACGGAGGGCCCGACGACGGGGACGACGACCCCGACGGCGGCGGGGACGGCCCGCCGGACGGCGGTGGTGGTGCTCGGCAGCCGGAGCCGTCCGAGTCCACCGGAGACGGTGAATCGCAGGGTGCCCCCGAGGGCAACGCCTCGTCGGAACGGCCGCCCGCGGTTCCCGCGCCGTCCTTCCGCGCGCGCCTCCTGGAGGTTCCCGGCGTCGGCGAGGGAGCGCCCGGTCGCCGTTCGCGCGCCCGGTCCCGGTCGGGCCAGGTCGTTCGCTCCTCCACAGTGGATGGTTCCGGTGTGCACCTTCCCGCGACCGTAGCGGCGGCGGCACCACATCAATCGGCGCGAGGCCGTCGTGGTCCCGGCCTGGTGCTGCGTCAGGACGACCTCCGGCGTGCCGTCCGGGAAGGCCGGGAGGGCAATCTCGTGTTGTTCGTGGTCGACGCCTCGGGCTCGATGGCCGCGCGCGAGCGCATGTCCGCCGTGAGTGGCGCTGTGCTGTCGTTGCTCACCGACGCCTACCAGCGGCGGGACAAGGTCGGTGTGGTGACCTTCCGTGGCGACGACGCCGAGCTCGCGCTGCCCCCGACCTCCTCTGTGGACATCGCCGCGAGCCGGATGCGCGAGCTGCGGACCGGAGGCCGGACACCGTTGGCGGACGGCCTGCTCACCGCACGGAAGGTCGTGACCACGGAACGGATGCGTGATCCGCAGCGCAGACCGCTGCTCGTGCTGCTCACCGACGGCAAGGCGACCGTGCCGGTGAAACACGGGGAAGTCACCGGCCGTCAACGCTCCCGGGAGTCCGTCGACGATGCCATGCGAGCCGCGCGGCTGCTTGCGGATCTCGACGTCTCGTCCGTCGTCGTGGACTGCGAGAGCGGGCACGTCCGCCTCGGTCTTGCTCCCGAGATCGCAACCGCACTGGAAGGACCGTGCCTGCGGCTGGAGGAACTCTCGGCGGACAGCGTCGCCGGTGTCGTTCGCGCGGCACGCCCGGACACCGTCCGAGCCGCGTGA
- a CDS encoding cobalt-precorrin-4/precorrin-4 C(11)-methyltransferase: MSPEPSRARVSFVGAGPGAGDLITVRGARRLAEADVILWAASVVAPDCLHEHAARSAELVDSSKLTHDDSVEVFRRAERDRLRVVRVHAGDPSLWGGVQAQYDACARMDVDVEIVPGVAELSAAAAAVGRELTDPEYAQSVVLCRPEVSASREIREFAAHGTTMSVLLPASRAPQLAADLKAGGYQEDVPVLVAAKVSSPDEVVLRTTLGELERSVRQHKLWRQALFVVGGAVSGNRARTTRSRQAAGSTTPRGSRPRSTSSTQRAVARTHGEPFAREYGPYRPNWAQASEASTTEPERAPASGVPNPDLAWWTVRDWQETARGAARAARTRRVDQAQPHLFVGSEPASPELTEPAVPEQSTSEPEPIETAASAENDEQSPPAGATAKAPQAKSSSKAASKSQGPKTKRAGSSSSRSAKSGQRTTKRTKAQRSE; encoded by the coding sequence ATGTCTCCGGAACCGTCTCGTGCTCGCGTGTCGTTCGTCGGTGCCGGCCCGGGCGCCGGGGACCTCATCACCGTGCGCGGTGCTCGACGTCTCGCCGAGGCCGACGTGATCCTCTGGGCTGCCAGTGTCGTTGCCCCGGACTGCTTGCACGAACACGCCGCGCGGTCCGCGGAACTCGTGGATTCGTCGAAGCTGACGCACGACGACTCGGTGGAGGTGTTCCGCCGTGCCGAGCGTGACCGGCTGCGGGTGGTCAGGGTGCACGCGGGCGACCCGAGCTTGTGGGGCGGCGTGCAGGCGCAATACGACGCGTGCGCCCGGATGGACGTCGACGTCGAGATCGTTCCCGGCGTGGCGGAGTTGTCGGCGGCGGCCGCGGCGGTGGGCCGGGAGCTGACCGACCCGGAGTACGCCCAGTCGGTCGTGCTGTGCCGTCCGGAGGTCTCCGCGAGCCGGGAGATCCGCGAGTTCGCCGCGCACGGCACGACGATGTCCGTGCTACTTCCCGCCTCACGGGCTCCTCAGCTCGCAGCGGACCTGAAGGCGGGTGGCTACCAGGAAGACGTGCCGGTGCTGGTCGCAGCGAAGGTGTCCTCGCCGGACGAGGTCGTGCTGCGCACGACACTCGGCGAGCTCGAACGGTCCGTCCGGCAGCACAAACTCTGGCGCCAGGCCCTGTTCGTCGTCGGTGGAGCGGTGAGCGGCAACCGTGCGCGTACCACGCGGTCCAGGCAGGCGGCCGGTTCGACGACTCCGCGCGGCAGCCGGCCCCGGTCGACCTCGTCGACTCAGCGCGCCGTCGCACGCACCCACGGGGAGCCGTTCGCGCGCGAGTACGGTCCGTACCGCCCCAACTGGGCACAGGCCAGCGAGGCCTCGACGACGGAGCCCGAACGCGCGCCCGCGTCGGGTGTCCCGAACCCGGACCTCGCGTGGTGGACGGTCCGGGACTGGCAGGAAACGGCACGAGGCGCCGCGCGGGCGGCACGCACGAGGCGCGTGGATCAGGCGCAGCCGCACTTGTTCGTCGGCTCGGAGCCGGCGTCGCCGGAGCTGACCGAACCGGCCGTTCCCGAGCAGTCTACGTCGGAACCGGAGCCGATCGAGACCGCTGCCAGCGCGGAGAACGACGAGCAGAGCCCGCCCGCCGGGGCCACGGCGAAGGCTCCGCAGGCGAAGTCTTCGTCCAAGGCAGCGTCGAAATCGCAAGGGCCCAAGACGAAACGGGCCGGCAGCTCGTCGTCCCGGTCGGCCAAGAGCGGGCAGCGCACCACCAAACGAACCAAGGCCCAGCGTTCGGAGTAG
- the cobO gene encoding cob(I)yrinic acid a,c-diamide adenosyltransferase has protein sequence MPQGKPSTVPADGLTTRQRRNRPLVAVHTGEMKGKSTAAFGMALRGWNQGWSIGVFQFVKSAKWRVGEESAFRALGALHAQTGEGGPVEWHKMGEGWSWSRKKGSEEDHAAAALEGWQEIRRRLETEQHGMYVLDEFTYPLHWGWVDVDEVVTTLRDRPGHQHVVITGRNAPDSLCAAADLVLATSKVKHPMDAGQKGQKGIEW, from the coding sequence ATGCCACAGGGAAAGCCTTCGACCGTGCCCGCCGACGGACTCACCACGCGCCAGCGCCGGAACCGCCCGCTGGTGGCCGTGCACACCGGCGAGATGAAGGGCAAGTCCACCGCCGCGTTCGGTATGGCGTTGCGTGGGTGGAACCAGGGCTGGTCGATCGGCGTGTTCCAGTTCGTGAAATCCGCGAAGTGGCGTGTGGGTGAGGAATCGGCCTTCCGCGCACTCGGTGCCCTGCACGCGCAGACAGGCGAGGGTGGCCCGGTCGAGTGGCACAAGATGGGTGAGGGCTGGTCCTGGTCCCGCAAGAAGGGCAGCGAGGAGGATCATGCCGCGGCTGCGCTCGAGGGCTGGCAGGAGATCCGCCGGAGGCTCGAGACCGAGCAGCACGGCATGTACGTGCTCGACGAGTTCACGTATCCGCTGCACTGGGGGTGGGTCGACGTCGACGAGGTCGTGACCACGTTGCGGGACCGTCCTGGACACCAGCATGTGGTCATCACCGGTCGGAACGCTCCGGACTCGTTGTGTGCGGCCGCTGATCTGGTCTTGGCGACGTCGAAGGTCAAGCACCCGATGGACGCCGGCCAGAAGGGACAGAAAGGCATCGAGTGGTGA
- a CDS encoding LysE family translocator — translation MLLDFSPLPAFLVASMVVVLTPGVDVFLLLRTSLRSGIRPGLLALAGIHTASVIQVGVVISGLGALITQNPAVLSVLKWLGAAYLVYLAATILRGLWLTRQETADLDAPATAGLREANPYLRGFFSNITNPKMLLFSLAFLPQFVGSSPQPAAQLVMLGVVFLVVAAIWEISIVVGAARIASKLRDPRVARTLDAVSAAAFLTISVGLVAT, via the coding sequence ATGCTTCTGGACTTCAGTCCGCTGCCGGCTTTTCTCGTCGCCAGCATGGTCGTGGTCCTCACACCCGGTGTGGACGTGTTCCTCCTGTTGCGTACCTCCCTTCGCTCCGGCATCCGGCCGGGACTGCTCGCCCTCGCCGGGATCCACACCGCCAGCGTGATCCAGGTCGGCGTCGTCATCTCCGGGCTCGGCGCACTCATCACGCAGAACCCGGCCGTGCTCTCCGTCCTCAAGTGGCTCGGCGCCGCCTACCTCGTCTACCTCGCGGCCACGATCCTGCGCGGCCTGTGGCTCACGAGGCAGGAGACCGCAGACCTCGACGCACCCGCCACGGCCGGGCTGCGCGAGGCCAACCCGTACCTGCGCGGGTTCTTCAGCAACATCACCAACCCGAAGATGCTGCTGTTCAGCCTCGCGTTCCTGCCTCAGTTCGTCGGCTCGTCACCGCAACCGGCCGCCCAGCTCGTCATGCTCGGCGTCGTGTTCCTCGTCGTCGCCGCGATCTGGGAAATCTCGATCGTGGTCGGCGCCGCCCGCATCGCGAGCAAGCTTCGAGACCCGCGCGTGGCCCGGACGCTGGACGCGGTGAGCGCCGCCGCCTTCCTCACCATCTCCGTCGGGCTCGTCGCGACCTGA
- a CDS encoding GNAT family N-acetyltransferase, protein MNAQSPTAVHRASVADLDPRDLYRILWLRLSVFVIEQECPPESELDGRDLEPSTRHYWITGESDEFGEKGEREMVGYLRVLCDSDATVHIGRVCVAKSARGTGVGRELMRVAVDDFSGAPIEMSAQTHALGFYRSFGFVEHGEPYREEGIPHVAMRREPDRTG, encoded by the coding sequence ATGAATGCGCAGTCGCCGACGGCGGTGCACCGAGCCTCGGTCGCGGACCTCGATCCTCGGGACCTGTATCGCATCCTGTGGCTGCGCCTGTCCGTCTTCGTGATCGAGCAGGAGTGCCCACCCGAGTCCGAACTGGACGGACGCGACCTGGAACCGAGCACCCGGCACTACTGGATCACCGGCGAGTCGGACGAGTTCGGTGAGAAGGGCGAGCGGGAGATGGTCGGCTACCTGCGGGTGTTGTGCGACTCCGACGCCACCGTGCACATCGGGCGGGTGTGCGTCGCGAAATCCGCGCGTGGCACCGGAGTGGGCCGGGAGTTGATGCGCGTCGCGGTCGACGACTTCAGCGGTGCGCCGATCGAGATGTCCGCGCAGACTCATGCGCTCGGTTTCTACCGATCCTTCGGTTTCGTCGAGCATGGCGAACCGTATCGGGAGGAAGGGATCCCCCACGTCGCGATGCGCCGGGAACCCGACCGAACCGGCTGA